The Calorimonas adulescens genome has a segment encoding these proteins:
- a CDS encoding ABC transporter permease, translating to MQGLILLTVEQGLAFSVMALGVYISFRILNYADLSVDGTFPLGAATSASLISAGVDPYIATLAALFAGMAAGAVTGLLNTKAKISELLSGILTMTALYSINLRIMGKSNLPLLNERLIITGEPYNALMVFGIILVILIVLLYVFFHTEIGMAVRALGSNPKMLISLGINTDGLKVLSLSLSNGLVALSGSLIAQYQGFADVGMGIGTIVIGLASVIIGEMLIGGSGILRPLISVAAGSIIYRMAISMAMRAGMPPTDLKLVTAVGVILILTLPQFKGIARFKRPVIEPAGKVQKAER from the coding sequence ATGCAGGGACTTATTTTACTGACAGTTGAGCAGGGCCTGGCCTTTTCGGTCATGGCCCTGGGTGTGTATATTTCCTTCAGGATTTTAAACTATGCAGACCTTTCAGTAGATGGGACCTTCCCATTGGGAGCGGCTACATCGGCCAGCCTTATTTCTGCCGGTGTGGACCCGTATATTGCAACACTGGCGGCACTGTTTGCAGGGATGGCAGCAGGGGCTGTGACGGGGCTTTTAAATACAAAGGCAAAGATATCAGAGCTGCTGTCAGGTATACTCACCATGACGGCACTTTACTCGATAAACTTAAGGATAATGGGTAAATCCAACCTGCCGCTCTTAAATGAAAGACTTATTATAACGGGTGAACCATATAATGCCCTAATGGTCTTTGGTATAATTCTTGTAATTTTAATTGTGCTTTTATATGTATTCTTCCATACAGAGATAGGCATGGCGGTAAGGGCACTGGGCAGCAATCCAAAGATGCTCATATCCCTTGGCATAAACACTGACGGGCTCAAGGTGCTGAGCCTGAGCCTTTCCAATGGGCTTGTAGCCCTCTCTGGCAGCCTTATAGCTCAGTATCAGGGATTTGCCGATGTTGGCATGGGTATCGGGACAATCGTAATTGGCCTGGCCTCAGTGATTATCGGAGAGATGCTCATAGGTGGCAGCGGGATATTGAGGCCTTTAATCTCTGTTGCAGCAGGCAGCATAATATACAGGATGGCTATATCTATGGCCATGAGGGCAGGTATGCCTCCTACAGACCTTAAGCTGGTCACGGCAGTGGGTGTAATACTGATACTTACTCTGCCGCAGTTTAAAGGGATAGCAAGGTTTAAAAGGCCGGTGATTGAGCCGGCAGGTAAAGTACAGAAGGCAGAGAGGTGA
- a CDS encoding ABC transporter substrate-binding protein, whose amino-acid sequence MDRTVGKFLAVFLLIFTLAGCTATADTAAGKEKFRIGILQWVEHPDFENSKLGFIEGLKESNLDESTVDVEVLNAQGDAGTARQIASKFVDEKKDLILAIGTTSTQAVYNLTKEIPIVFAAVTDPVRAGVVKGLKETGTNVTGVSNFTPPDEIFGLIEELFPEAINIGVIYNPGEINSSVQVEKAKEICKKDGLNLVVAPVSSSGEVPQAAQSLVGRIDVLYVPTDSTVVSSMEAVVKVANSNKIPTVGSGKGQVDGGVLVARGVDYFDMGVEAGKMAADILTKGKKPSEIPVLMPHDLTLAVNEDTADILGIKIPDTLR is encoded by the coding sequence ATGGATAGGACGGTAGGCAAATTTTTGGCTGTATTTCTGCTTATATTTACGCTGGCAGGGTGTACTGCAACTGCAGATACAGCAGCAGGAAAGGAAAAGTTCCGGATAGGGATACTGCAGTGGGTGGAACACCCTGACTTTGAAAACTCAAAACTTGGATTTATTGAGGGGTTAAAGGAGTCAAATCTGGATGAGTCAACAGTGGATGTGGAAGTCTTAAATGCACAGGGTGACGCAGGTACAGCCCGGCAGATAGCCAGTAAGTTTGTGGATGAGAAAAAAGACCTTATATTGGCCATAGGGACTACATCAACTCAGGCGGTATACAATCTTACAAAGGAGATACCCATTGTATTCGCCGCTGTCACAGACCCCGTGAGGGCCGGTGTGGTGAAGGGCCTTAAAGAAACAGGGACAAATGTGACTGGAGTGAGCAATTTTACACCACCTGATGAGATATTTGGGCTTATAGAAGAGCTTTTTCCTGAGGCCATAAATATCGGTGTAATATATAATCCAGGGGAGATAAATTCCTCCGTACAGGTGGAAAAGGCGAAGGAGATATGCAAGAAGGACGGATTAAACCTTGTGGTTGCACCGGTTTCATCTTCGGGAGAGGTACCGCAAGCTGCACAGTCCCTTGTTGGCAGGATAGATGTACTGTATGTACCCACGGATAGTACTGTAGTCTCATCTATGGAAGCAGTTGTAAAAGTTGCCAACTCCAATAAAATACCTACGGTGGGTTCGGGCAAGGGCCAGGTGGATGGCGGGGTACTGGTGGCGAGAGGCGTAGACTATTTTGATATGGGCGTGGAAGCGGGTAAGATGGCGGCTGATATACTTACGAAGGGTAAAAAACCTTCAGAGATACCTGTATTGATGCCTCACGACCTGACTCTTGCAGTAAATGAGGATACAGCGGATATATTGGGGATTAAAATTCCTGATACTCTTAGATAG
- a CDS encoding sensor histidine kinase has protein sequence MKDSILSRLLYTYLILFISVILILSFVFTRFIDIGYYNMKRNQLLQEGKRISSLVERYGFEDLAGNQMKDALNLIGYVTNSSVYVLKIQNLEDVGPQMSGEYSMAIAEDIKRVAAGDEVARRISIENIDTDVFFAGLPIYLNGNVEGAVLLFSPLNELGQTMDRMYMAAWGIGLAFIMIASMVIYAVSRRVTEPIIRMANAAREIADGKFAGDINIQSNDEIALLADSFNYMKNQLKKIEKMRQELISNISHELRTPLTTIRGFIQGIMDGMINPEEERQYLEVALEEVNRMTKLVGDLMDLSKLQTGSIKLYKSEFDVDSLVNEVVKGFDIECRERGIYVAAEVGEGLKVTADRDRIKQVLVNLVGNAVKFTPDGGNIVISAQQVDNRTVFKISDTGQGISEEDIPYIFDRFYRADRTKPGHGLGLAIAKELVEIHGGTISAESKEGYGTTIIFDLPS, from the coding sequence ATGAAAGATAGCATATTAAGCCGCCTTTTATATACATATCTCATTCTCTTTATTTCAGTAATCCTCATCCTTTCCTTTGTATTTACCAGATTTATAGACATCGGCTACTACAACATGAAAAGGAATCAATTGCTCCAGGAGGGGAAAAGGATAAGCAGCCTGGTGGAGAGGTACGGGTTTGAAGACCTGGCGGGAAACCAGATGAAAGATGCCTTAAACCTCATAGGGTATGTTACCAATTCCAGTGTCTATGTCTTAAAGATACAAAACTTAGAGGACGTAGGCCCGCAGATGAGCGGAGAATATAGTATGGCTATAGCTGAGGACATCAAAAGGGTGGCTGCAGGGGACGAGGTTGCCAGACGCATAAGTATAGAAAATATAGATACGGATGTGTTTTTTGCTGGCCTCCCCATATACTTGAATGGTAATGTGGAGGGTGCAGTGCTTCTCTTTTCTCCTTTAAACGAACTTGGACAAACCATGGACCGCATGTATATGGCCGCATGGGGTATTGGCCTGGCCTTTATTATGATAGCTTCCATGGTTATATATGCAGTATCAAGGCGTGTGACAGAGCCGATAATACGTATGGCAAATGCAGCAAGGGAAATTGCTGATGGGAAATTTGCTGGGGATATCAACATTCAAAGCAATGATGAAATCGCACTTTTGGCTGATTCTTTCAATTATATGAAGAATCAATTAAAAAAGATCGAAAAGATGAGGCAGGAGCTTATATCCAATATATCCCACGAGCTCAGGACCCCTCTTACCACGATTAGAGGTTTTATACAGGGGATAATGGATGGCATGATAAACCCTGAGGAAGAGAGGCAGTATCTTGAGGTCGCTCTGGAAGAGGTTAACAGGATGACAAAGCTTGTGGGAGACCTTATGGACCTTTCAAAACTGCAGACTGGCAGCATTAAACTCTACAAGTCGGAATTTGATGTAGACTCCCTTGTGAATGAGGTGGTTAAGGGGTTTGATATAGAATGCAGGGAGAGGGGCATATATGTGGCGGCAGAGGTTGGAGAAGGACTCAAGGTGACTGCAGATAGGGACAGGATAAAGCAGGTCCTGGTAAACCTTGTGGGGAATGCTGTGAAGTTTACACCTGATGGCGGCAATATTGTTATATCGGCGCAGCAGGTGGACAACAGGACGGTATTCAAGATTTCAGATACAGGACAGGGAATTTCAGAGGAGGACATCCCATATATATTTGACAGGTTTTACAGGGCCGATAGGACAAAACCCGGCCATGGGCTTGGCCTGGCCATAGCTAAAGAACTCGTTGAGATCCATGGTGGTACCATCAGCGCAGAAAGCAAAGAAGGATACGGCACCACTATAATATTTGACCTGCCATCATGA
- a CDS encoding response regulator transcription factor: MAKILIVDDDKNIREVLRLYLSHDGHELFFAEDGSRALDLFEEARPDLVILDVMLPVISGYEVVKLIRTKSDVPVIMLTARDEVEDRIEGLDRGADDYVIKPFDPKELAARVRAQLRRKSEKSHEILSLGNTVIDIDRMTVTLNGNVVNLKPKETQLLIYLFRNKGLALSREKILEDVWGYDYVGETRTVDVHVNRLREKFRDEEKYWRIKTLWSTGYRLEYER; encoded by the coding sequence ATGGCAAAGATACTGATAGTGGATGATGATAAGAACATCAGGGAGGTATTAAGGTTATACCTTTCCCATGATGGGCATGAACTTTTCTTTGCAGAGGATGGAAGCAGGGCGCTGGACCTTTTTGAAGAGGCCAGGCCGGACCTTGTGATACTGGACGTAATGCTGCCGGTGATAAGCGGTTATGAAGTGGTAAAACTCATAAGGACAAAGAGCGATGTCCCGGTGATAATGCTCACAGCAAGAGATGAAGTGGAGGACCGGATAGAGGGACTGGACAGAGGGGCCGATGATTACGTGATAAAGCCCTTTGACCCCAAGGAGCTGGCCGCAAGGGTCAGGGCACAGCTGCGAAGGAAATCGGAAAAGAGCCATGAGATATTATCCTTAGGGAATACTGTCATTGACATTGATAGAATGACTGTAACTTTAAATGGCAATGTGGTAAACCTTAAACCCAAGGAGACCCAGCTTCTCATATATCTCTTCAGAAATAAAGGCCTGGCCCTGTCCCGCGAGAAAATCCTGGAGGACGTATGGGGGTACGACTATGTAGGGGAAACCCGTACTGTGGACGTCCATGTGAACAGGCTGAGGGAAAAATTCAGGGATGAGGAAAAATACTGGAGGATTAAGACCCTCTGGAGCACCGGCTACAGGCTGGAGTATGAAAGATAG
- a CDS encoding S41 family peptidase → MKYKKIIIIAIIVTVIATPVVSFASMTYDINTFDSIMQFILSSTVRDVTEEQLIKGALKGMFQAVDPYSEYFTKEELKEFNEETSGQYSGVGIIISESDGYIVVTSVMNGGPADKAGIKKGDRIVSVDGTNVAGMKRDKVSDLLKGDEGTTVRVGIMREGSNGVTLVDIIRGQIRLNPIIYSVKNGVGYIKIFQFTEYTEENLEPALDYMRKNGIKSIVLDLRGNPGGIIPETIDVAQHFVPKGPIVKIIYKNAPPDVYYSNLEKPEFNLAVLIDKDTASAAEILAGAIQDTGAGIVIGSQSYGKGSVQIVMPLEDGSGFKLTMAKYATPKDRIIDGVGIIPDVKLSNSEPVVPDLSNLAPLREGEAVSRGSINLQVFALQQRLKLLGYDVGELDGVFGQATERALKEFQTRNGLKATGTLDEYTYINLVDAMDRLAHPEVRDIVLETAIQMLKNKEDKGMIQSQ, encoded by the coding sequence TTGAAATATAAAAAAATTATAATTATAGCTATAATAGTAACTGTCATAGCAACGCCGGTTGTTTCTTTTGCCTCAATGACATACGACATTAACACCTTTGACTCCATAATGCAGTTTATACTCTCATCTACGGTTAGGGATGTTACGGAGGAACAACTGATAAAAGGTGCACTTAAAGGCATGTTTCAGGCGGTTGACCCCTATAGCGAGTATTTCACAAAAGAGGAGCTAAAAGAGTTTAATGAGGAAACTAGCGGGCAATACAGCGGGGTAGGGATTATTATTTCCGAGTCTGACGGATATATCGTTGTGACCTCGGTGATGAATGGAGGGCCAGCGGATAAGGCAGGGATAAAGAAAGGCGACAGGATAGTGTCGGTAGACGGCACCAACGTAGCAGGTATGAAGCGGGATAAGGTATCTGACCTCCTGAAGGGGGATGAAGGCACCACAGTCAGGGTTGGCATCATGAGGGAAGGCAGCAATGGCGTGACCTTAGTGGACATTATAAGGGGGCAGATAAGATTAAACCCGATAATATACAGCGTAAAGAACGGTGTAGGATATATAAAGATATTTCAATTTACTGAATATACAGAAGAAAATTTAGAACCAGCCCTGGACTATATGAGGAAAAATGGTATAAAATCTATTGTGTTAGACCTCAGGGGAAACCCGGGGGGTATAATACCGGAGACCATAGATGTGGCACAGCATTTTGTGCCCAAGGGACCAATAGTAAAGATAATATATAAGAATGCACCGCCGGATGTATATTATTCAAACTTAGAAAAACCGGAGTTTAACTTGGCTGTCCTTATAGATAAGGATACAGCCAGTGCCGCAGAAATTCTGGCCGGAGCAATACAGGATACCGGAGCAGGTATAGTCATTGGTTCTCAATCTTACGGTAAGGGTTCAGTACAGATAGTTATGCCATTAGAGGACGGGAGCGGCTTTAAGCTCACTATGGCAAAATATGCCACGCCGAAGGACAGGATTATAGATGGGGTAGGGATAATACCCGATGTGAAGCTGTCCAACTCCGAGCCTGTTGTGCCTGACCTTTCTAATCTGGCTCCGCTAAGGGAGGGCGAGGCGGTAAGTAGAGGCAGCATAAACCTGCAGGTGTTTGCCCTGCAGCAGAGGTTAAAGCTGCTTGGCTATGATGTAGGTGAGCTGGATGGTGTGTTTGGCCAGGCCACAGAGAGGGCTTTAAAGGAATTTCAGACAAGGAATGGCCTCAAGGCAACCGGGACATTGGACGAGTATACCTATATAAACCTTGTGGACGCAATGGACAGGCTGGCGCATCCAGAGGTGAGAGATATAGTACTGGAGACGGCCATTCAGATGCTTAAGAATAAAGAAGACAAAGGCATGATACAATCACAGTGA
- a CDS encoding BlaI/MecI/CopY family transcriptional regulator, with the protein MKKLQRISDAEKQIMEYIWAAGRPVTTSEIIQHLPEGKSWKQNTVVTFLTRLTKKGIIKATRIGKANHYEPCVTEQEYRNFETKQFIKDVHKGSVLGFITALYDNGDLTKEDIENLMKRLKE; encoded by the coding sequence ATGAAAAAACTGCAACGGATATCTGATGCTGAAAAGCAAATAATGGAGTATATATGGGCAGCCGGACGTCCTGTGACAACTTCGGAAATCATTCAACATTTGCCTGAAGGAAAATCATGGAAGCAAAATACTGTGGTCACTTTTTTGACCCGCTTGACAAAAAAAGGCATAATTAAGGCTACCAGGATAGGGAAAGCAAACCATTATGAACCCTGTGTGACAGAACAGGAATACCGAAACTTTGAGACAAAGCAGTTCATAAAGGATGTCCATAAAGGCTCAGTATTAGGCTTTATAACTGCACTATATGACAATGGCGACCTGACAAAGGAAGACATTGAAAACCTTATGAAACGGTTGAAAGAGTAG
- a CDS encoding MBL fold metallo-hydrolase has translation MKIKYYGHSCFLLTGKDISIATDPYDPSVGYDLPAIKVDVVTVSHQHFDHSYLKAIRPGAAVIDIPGEHHVKGVDIKGYEVNHDSKGGTQRGKNIIFRMDSIDGVSICHLGDLGETLSNDVVEKIKGVDVLFAPVGGFFTLEPEQMLVEVRRINPKILIPMHFAVETTSGDLPIKPVDYFLKVYGKGEKLNSDELEITPESLPQTTRVYVLDFYNK, from the coding sequence GTGAAGATAAAGTATTACGGACACTCATGCTTTTTGCTTACAGGAAAAGATATCTCTATTGCTACAGATCCTTATGACCCATCAGTCGGGTATGACCTTCCAGCGATAAAGGTTGACGTAGTGACCGTATCACACCAGCACTTTGACCATAGCTACCTTAAGGCCATAAGGCCGGGGGCTGCGGTTATTGATATACCTGGTGAACACCATGTAAAGGGTGTGGATATAAAAGGATATGAGGTAAACCACGACAGCAAAGGCGGTACGCAAAGGGGTAAAAATATAATATTCAGGATGGATAGTATTGATGGTGTAAGCATATGTCATCTAGGCGACCTGGGCGAGACTTTGAGCAATGACGTTGTAGAGAAGATAAAGGGTGTGGATGTCCTCTTTGCGCCGGTAGGCGGCTTTTTCACGCTGGAACCGGAACAGATGCTTGTTGAGGTCAGGAGAATTAATCCGAAAATACTCATACCGATGCATTTTGCCGTGGAGACCACATCAGGAGACCTGCCAATAAAGCCCGTAGACTATTTCCTCAAGGTGTACGGGAAAGGAGAAAAGCTAAACAGCGATGAACTGGAGATTACACCAGAAAGCCTCCCTCAAACCACCAGAGTGTATGTGCTTGATTTTTATAATAAATAA
- a CDS encoding ABC transporter ATP-binding protein translates to MLELKDIYKSFNKGTVDEVQVLKGINLRIEDGDFVTLVGNNGAGKTTLLNIISGSQFPDEGRVIIDGVDVTTMPEYKRGRMIGRVFQDPLMGTAPSMTINENMALALKRGKKLGLKWGISSNTRNIIRDNLKILSLGLEERGKASVGLLSGGQRQAITLLMATMARPRLLLLDEHTAALDPRAASLISELTERIVGETGVAAIMVTHNLSSALSMGNRLIMMENGRISLDAKGEEKKRLTHEELLAMYA, encoded by the coding sequence ATGCTGGAGCTTAAGGATATTTACAAGTCGTTTAATAAGGGCACAGTGGATGAGGTGCAGGTATTAAAGGGTATAAACCTGAGGATTGAGGACGGTGACTTTGTCACCTTGGTAGGGAACAACGGTGCGGGCAAGACTACGCTCCTCAACATCATATCTGGTTCTCAATTTCCTGACGAGGGCAGGGTAATTATAGACGGTGTAGATGTCACTACCATGCCGGAGTACAAGAGAGGAAGGATGATAGGCAGGGTGTTCCAGGACCCATTGATGGGCACAGCACCGTCTATGACCATAAATGAGAACATGGCCCTGGCATTAAAACGGGGAAAGAAACTGGGACTTAAGTGGGGCATTTCAAGCAATACCAGGAATATAATAAGGGATAACCTGAAGATACTTTCTCTGGGGCTGGAGGAAAGGGGAAAGGCCAGCGTTGGTCTTTTATCAGGCGGCCAGAGGCAGGCCATTACTCTCCTGATGGCTACCATGGCCAGGCCGAGGTTGCTTTTGTTAGATGAGCATACGGCAGCTCTGGACCCAAGAGCTGCCTCCCTGATATCGGAACTCACAGAGAGGATAGTGGGGGAAACCGGTGTAGCTGCCATAATGGTCACACACAACCTCTCCAGTGCCCTTTCCATGGGCAACAGACTCATAATGATGGAGAATGGTAGGATATCCTTAGATGCAAAGGGCGAAGAAAAAAAGAGGCTGACTCATGAAGAGCTTTTGGCCATGTATGCATAG
- a CDS encoding ABC transporter permease, producing MNLYQLVKLALRGIIDNKLRSFLTMLGIIIGVASVIALVSFASGATSQVTSQIEGMGSNILSVNIMGRGAQTTLTYEEALDLKNPYISGIAPTVNSGMTVKFMNKTYDTGIIGTNSDYFTINNRELEAGRIITETDLEDRAKVAVIGPDVAKELGMLNPVGETIKIGGNNFTVVGLLQSKGSSMMGSQDDMVIVPITTAQRLFQTGGVRSITMQAVSPDDVEAAKAYLEADLKRLFKDDEDAYNVFDQTELLNTVKQSTSVLSMMLGGIAGISLLVGGIGIMNIMLVTVTERTREIGIRKAIGAKKRDILTQFLIESSVLSGVGGMIGVIVGFILAKILSTVANIPTQTTLLTVGVSFGFALLVGIIFGIYPANRAANLNPIDALHYE from the coding sequence ATGAATCTATATCAACTTGTAAAACTGGCACTTAGAGGAATCATTGACAATAAACTCCGCTCATTTCTCACCATGCTCGGCATAATAATAGGGGTGGCCTCGGTAATAGCTTTGGTCTCATTTGCCTCTGGGGCTACCTCCCAGGTAACCAGTCAAATAGAGGGTATGGGGTCAAACATATTGAGTGTCAACATAATGGGCAGAGGGGCACAAACCACCTTGACCTATGAGGAGGCACTGGATCTTAAAAATCCATATATATCCGGAATTGCTCCAACAGTCAACAGCGGTATGACAGTAAAGTTTATGAATAAAACCTATGACACCGGCATAATAGGTACAAATTCCGATTATTTTACAATAAATAACAGGGAACTTGAAGCCGGGAGGATAATAACAGAGACCGACCTTGAGGATAGGGCTAAAGTGGCTGTGATAGGTCCGGATGTGGCGAAAGAACTGGGGATGTTAAACCCTGTGGGTGAGACTATAAAGATTGGTGGCAATAATTTCACCGTTGTAGGCTTGTTACAATCCAAAGGGAGCAGCATGATGGGCTCCCAGGACGATATGGTGATAGTGCCCATAACTACTGCCCAGAGGCTTTTTCAGACCGGTGGGGTAAGGTCTATAACAATGCAGGCAGTATCACCTGATGATGTAGAGGCTGCTAAGGCATATTTAGAGGCTGACCTAAAGCGTCTCTTTAAAGATGACGAGGATGCATACAACGTCTTTGACCAGACGGAGCTTTTAAATACTGTAAAGCAGTCAACATCTGTTTTGAGTATGATGCTGGGCGGCATAGCAGGCATATCTCTTCTGGTGGGCGGCATAGGGATAATGAACATAATGTTGGTTACAGTGACAGAAAGGACCAGAGAGATAGGGATAAGGAAGGCTATTGGAGCAAAAAAGAGGGATATACTCACACAGTTCCTTATTGAATCTTCTGTACTTTCGGGTGTAGGTGGGATGATCGGGGTAATTGTTGGCTTTATCTTAGCCAAGATACTCTCTACAGTAGCTAATATCCCCACTCAGACAACACTTTTGACAGTTGGGGTGTCTTTCGGGTTTGCGCTGCTGGTGGGTATAATATTTGGCATATATCCAGCCAACAGGGCTGCCAATCTAAATCCTATTGATGCATTACATTATGAATAA
- a CDS encoding ABC transporter substrate-binding protein, with product MVKTVKAILIILIITVLFVSGCGANQSAQQSSGQSQTAESSNQQTASNEASTEIKTIGVIQLVEHPALDAAREGFMDGLKQAGFTEDKVKIDVKNAQGDFATAQNIAEGFKDENVDLIYAIATPAVQAAYNVTKDIPIVFAAVTDPVSAKVVESLDKPNTNVTGVSDMTPVEEQLKLLKQILPDAKNVGIMYNAGEINSVVQVDMAKKAAPALGLNLVEATVSTSGEVSQAAQSLVGRVDAIYIPTDNTIASSIQAVAKVANANKIPVIASEEGMVSGGALITKGINYYNLGVDAGKIAAEILNGKKPADIPVMLPQNMDIVVNKTTMGILGIKLPDDILKESKTVE from the coding sequence ATGGTAAAAACGGTAAAGGCAATTCTCATAATTCTCATCATTACAGTCCTGTTTGTATCGGGGTGCGGCGCCAATCAATCTGCCCAGCAGAGCTCTGGCCAGTCTCAAACTGCAGAATCATCAAATCAACAGACAGCAAGCAATGAGGCATCAACGGAAATAAAAACTATAGGGGTAATACAGCTTGTGGAACATCCTGCTCTGGATGCTGCCAGGGAAGGGTTCATGGATGGCCTAAAGCAGGCTGGTTTTACTGAAGACAAGGTGAAGATAGATGTAAAGAATGCTCAGGGAGATTTTGCTACTGCCCAGAACATAGCAGAGGGATTTAAGGATGAAAATGTAGACTTGATATATGCCATTGCCACTCCGGCAGTACAGGCAGCATATAATGTTACAAAGGACATACCCATCGTCTTTGCCGCAGTTACTGACCCGGTTTCGGCTAAGGTTGTGGAGAGTCTGGATAAACCCAACACCAATGTAACAGGAGTAAGCGATATGACACCGGTGGAAGAGCAGCTTAAGCTTTTAAAGCAGATACTGCCGGATGCGAAGAATGTTGGCATTATGTATAATGCCGGTGAGATAAATTCAGTTGTTCAGGTAGATATGGCTAAAAAGGCTGCCCCTGCCCTTGGGTTAAACCTGGTGGAGGCGACGGTTTCAACCAGCGGGGAGGTTTCTCAGGCTGCCCAGTCACTGGTGGGCAGGGTGGACGCTATATACATTCCAACGGATAATACCATAGCCTCATCCATACAGGCTGTGGCAAAAGTGGCTAATGCCAACAAGATACCCGTGATAGCTTCAGAGGAGGGTATGGTATCGGGTGGAGCCCTCATAACCAAAGGTATAAACTATTATAACCTTGGTGTGGATGCCGGTAAGATTGCTGCAGAGATTTTAAATGGGAAAAAGCCGGCAGACATCCCGGTGATGCTTCCTCAAAATATGGATATTGTTGTTAACAAGACTACTATGGGTATACTGGGTATAAAGTTGCCCGATGACATATTGAAGGAGAGTAAGACGGTAGAATAG